From the Montipora capricornis isolate CH-2021 chromosome 2, ASM3666992v2, whole genome shotgun sequence genome, one window contains:
- the LOC138038285 gene encoding uncharacterized protein, with protein MAGKKQRSSYRPKRKGKGFGGSKRKGKLGENTPLAAAIIDRETPSTSHEEPDLSDSECAQPLSSSAKKMKLYHSPDESSKCLDDESTEQCEATGYRLINLESLSSVLSEAHECEEANIILQENESGRAGLKSDLTITCSACDESISFQTSANITKRGKSFDVNKRAVYHSLESGTGYEGLASFCGIMNMPCMSTSAYQKQVDSILEVVEDYTKEELTQAGQRVRNIVLDENPDLDKDDTLDVAVSFDGTWAKQGFTSLTGVVFAISVDSGEVLDYTVLSKACQKCSLKQSQCEGDDERFQEWRREHLASGECDINFNGSSPAMEAEGASILWRRSIELHNMHYKWMVSDGDSKAFNTVENVYDDCKVIKLDCVGHVQKRMGKHLLNLKARTKGKLEDGKPIGGRGRLTETKIKKLQKYYGLAIRQNTIKKSNPTDREVDVSIYTMKKNIIAILNHSVKTQDPAKQHRFCPLGETSWCKWQQDVTTATKTYKDDDCLPEVFLELLRPTFMTLSDTKLLERCIRGTTQNPNECINGTVWVRCPKHKHHGAKVVRYAAASAICHFHKGAECRNEIMDKLSIPGGSHTTHSFRLKNNKRLRKANAQATAMEKKRRQGLQLVRTRREEALLEIDGPSYDPGGF; from the exons ATGGCTGGAAAAAAGCAGAGAAGCAGCTACAGGCCTAAACGAAAGGGTAAAGGATTTGGCGGATCGAAAAGAAAGGGGAAACTTGGTGAAAACACTCCGTTAGCAGCAGCAATAATCGATCGAGAAACACCGAGCACCTCTCATGAGGAACCAGACTTGTCAGACTCTGAATGTGCTCAACCACTCAGTTCATCAGCGAAGAAGATGAAGCTCTATCATTCACCAGACGAATCTTCAAAATGTTTGGATGACGAATCAACTGAGCAATGCGAAGCAACTGGTTACAGACTAATTAACTTGGAAAGTCTGTCTTCAGTGCTCTCTGAGGCACATGAATGTGAAGAAG caAACATCATtcttcaagaaaatgaaagtggTCGGGCTGGCTTAAAGTCTGACCTAACTATTACTTGTAGTGCTTGTGATGAAAGCATTTCATTCCAGACATCAGCTAACATTACAAAAAGGGGAAAGTCCTTCGATGTAAACAAAAGAGCTGTTTATCACTCCCTGGAATCCGGAACAGGTTATGAAGGGCTTGCATCCTTTTGTGGAATCATGAACATGCCCTGTATGTCAACAAGTGCCTACCAAAAACAGGTAGACAGCATCCTAGAGGTTGTAGAAGATTACACAAAGGAAGAGCTCACACAGGCAGGTCAAAGGGTGCGAAACATCGTTCTTGATGAGAATCCAGACCTTGACAAGGACGACACTTTGGATGTAGCTGTAAGCTTTGATGGCACCTGGGCCAAGCAGGGTTTTACCTCCCTAACAGGGGTAGTCTTTGCTATTTCAGTAGACAGTGGTGAGGTTTTGGACTACACTGTTTTGTCTAAAGCTTGCCAAAAATGTTCCCTCAAACAGTCCCAGTGTGAAGGAGATGATGAACGATTTCAGGAATGGAGAAGAGAACATTTGGCCTCTGGTGAGTGTGATATTAATTTCAATGGTAGTTCACCAGCCATGGAAGCTGAGGGAGCTTCTATTCTCTGGAGGAGATCAATTGAACTGCACAACATGCATTACAAATGGATGGTCTCAGATGGGGACAGCAAAGCATTCAACACTGTTGAAAATGTGTATGATGATTGCAAAGTGATCAAGTTGGATTGTGTTGGCCACGTACAAAAGAGAATGGGCAAACACCTTTTAAACTTGAAAGCAAGGACAAAAGGAAAGCTGGAGGATGGCAAACCCATAGGGGGGCGTGGCAGgctcactgaaacaaaaattaaaaaattacagaaatattATGGTCTGGCAATACGTCAGAATACTATAAAGAAGTCGAATCCAACTGACAGAGAAGTTGATGTATCCATTTATACTATGAAGAAGAACATTATAGCTATTCTGAACCATAGTGTGAAAACTCAAGATCCTGCCAAACAGCACCGGTTCTGTCCTCTTGGAGAAACCTCATGGTGTAAGTGGCAGCAGGATGTCACAACAGCGACAAAAACTTACAAAGATGATGACTGTTTGCCTGAGGTATTTCTAGAACTTCTCAGGCCAACATTTATGACACTCAGTGACACAAAGTTACTTGAAAGATGCATTCGGGGGACCACCCAAAACCCAAACGAGTGTATCAATGGTACGGTTTGGGTGCGTTGCCCCAAGCATAAGCATCATGGTGCTAAAGTCGTCCGTTATGCTGCTGCTTCAGCCATCTGCCACTTCCACAAAGGAGCAGAATGTAGGAATGAAATAATGGATAAACTTTCCATTCCTGGTGGGAGTCACACAACTCATTCATTTAGACTAAAGAACAACAAGCGGTTGAGGAAAGCAAATGCTCAAGCTACAGCCATGGAGAAAAAGCGCCGCCAGGGACTCCAACTTGTGCGGACCAGAAGAGAAGAAGCCCTTCTTGAAATTGATGGACCAAGCTATGAC
- the LOC138037692 gene encoding uncharacterized protein, whose product MVDKINSSLYLNPHLRNLSELPEAIPHFVHRQSDELSKILTCLRPENRCKCVLLHGAPGIGKTTLAIKAANEVLLPNGHELVVYINCKYIYSYADFSEKVIRQIYHSRYPANNPEAEIKNRLIALNKSFFILLLLDNFEFLLGNANDNEQVENQRSAASSCPDCNDRRMIKNSIGEISKCARNVKLLVTSSRIVCFPQIWGKTMTLNPFSSEESFELLKKAPGDRLITVETSNQLHETCNGIPLVLHTFMSSAANLVDLVDYMSSSPPEKKMQTFERMNTVPQDQISECLNYCFSRLRPHEQHTLLSVALLRGWFTPLKAAKAFCSATSSELGIIGHVVELGNCSLLQQNKFGETWRYTFLSIIREYCKLKAATEERFREVLSCARNLLVDHLISFLKDTSKKFLSKDAVESAIEDFAWEKENVIQLVEWIDSGEVDAERVTKCIDAFNMAGELLAKMMANSTFEKVYKSLEQKCEEIGDQRRLGECLTSLGIKEIFNCTCTAGLCDKAIARAQPYLERANKIQSDLGINRGNSRAQCLAKLGRCLAKSNDTRERGRALIEDAILIRRNALRTPDEEEGGKNVCHVMLGATFNDKAVALSLENHHEQAVEIRENDVLPIYRERLGDHPFTATILNNLSNNYRDLGKIEAAEQYVREALEIRLKLLGVHRDTAKSLFDLGMVLKEKRDFQQAKTYLKRCKEMQEKLANDDTIVQQTQQELEAVCLELGELPQRAAP is encoded by the exons ATGGtggataaaatcaattccaGTCTTTACCTAAACC ctCACCTACGGAATTTGTCTGAGCTTCCAGAAGCGATTCCACATTTTGTCCATCGACAAAGTGATGAGCTGTCAAAAATTCTGACCTGTCTGCGTCCAGAAAACAGGTGTAAATGCGTCTTATTACATGGAGCTCCAGGAATTGGGAAGACAACCTTGGCCATCAAGGCGGCCAATGAAGTACTTCTACCTAACGGTCACGAATTGGTTGTATACATAAATTGCAAGTACATTTATTCTTACGCAGACTTTTCAGAAAAAGTCATTCGTCAAATTTACCATTCACGTTATCCTGCAAACAACCCAGAAGCTGAAATCAAGAATCGTTTGATTGCACTGAACAAGAGCTTCTTTATACTTTTGTTGCTGGACAACTTTGAGTTTTTACTTGGTAATGCGAATGACAACGAACAGGTCGAAAATCAACGATCGGCTGCATCTTCATGTCCCGACTGTAATGACCGAAGGATGATCAAGAACTCTATCGGTGAAATTTCGAAGTGCGCAAGAAACGTTAAGTTACTTGTTACTTCATCTAggattgtttgttttcctcaaaTTTGGGGAAAGACGATGACATTGAATCCGTTttcatcagaagaaagcttcgagctgttaaaaaaagcacCCGGCGATCGACTGATAACGGTCGAAACATCCAACCAACTACACGAAACCTGTAATGGTATTCCGCTCGTTCTTCACACTTTCATGTCGTCGGCAGCTAATCTGGTCGATCTCGTGGACTATATGAGCAGCTCTCCTCCGGAGAAGAAAATGCAAACCTTCGAGAGGATGAATACAGTTCCACAGGATCAGATTAGCGAATGCCTGAACTATTGCTTTAGTAGACTAAGACCACACGAACAGCATACCCTTTTAAGTGTGGCTCTTCTTAGAGGTTGGTTCACGCCACTAAAAGCTGCTAAAGCCTTTTGCTCCGCTACGTCAAGTGAGCTTGGTATCATAGGCCATGTTGTTGAACTGGGAAACTGCTCTCTCTTGCAGCAAAATAAGTTTGGAGAAACATGGCGGTATACATTCCTCTCGATCATTCGAGAATACTGTAAGCTTAAGGCGGCAACGGAAGAGAGGTTTCGTGAGGTCTTAAGTTGCGCCCGTAATCTGCTCGTCGATCACCtcatttctttcttaaaagacACTTCCAAGAAGTTTTTAAGCAAAGATGCGGTGGAGTCAGCTATCGAGGACTTTGCAtgggaaaaagaaaatgtgATTCAGCTTGTAGAGTGGATTGATTCGGGTGAAGTGGATGCAGAACGTGTTACGAAATGCATTGATGCCTTTAACATGGCGGGAGAGCTGCTTGCAAAGATGATGGCGAACTCCACGTTTGAGAAAGTCTACAAATCCTTGGAACAGAAATGTGAAGAAATTGGAGACCAACGAAGACTCGGTGAATGTCTGACTTCCCTTGGAATCAAGGAAATTTTCAACTGTACGTGCACAGCTGGTCTGTGTGATAAAGCTATTGCGCGAGCTCAACCCTATTTGGAGAGAGCCAACAAAATCCAGAGTGACCTTGGCATCAACCGTGGTAACAGCAGAGCCCAATGTCTCGCTAAGCTTGGACGCTGTTTAGCAAAAAGTAATGACACCCGTGAACGAGGAAGAGCTTTGATTGAGGACGCAATTCTCATCAGGCGAAACGCATTGAGGACACCGGATGAAGAAGAAGGCGGCAAAAATGTCTGCCACGTCATGCTGGGTGCAACATTTAATGACAAGGCGG tgGCTCTTTCGCTTGAAAACCATCATGAACAGGCCGTAGAAATCCGAGAAAATGACGTTTTGCCGATCTACAGAGAAAGATTAGGTGATCATCCTTTCACTGCTACCATCCTTAACAACCTGTCCAATAATTATCGTGATCTGGGGAAGATCGAAGCTGCTGAACAGTACGTGAGGGAAGCTTTGGAGATTCGGCTGAAATTGTTGGGCGTCCATAGGGATACCGCCAAATCCCTGTTTGATCTTGGAATGGTATTAAAGGAAAAGAGGGACTTCCAGCAGGCAAAGACCTACTTAAAGAGGTGCAAAGAGATGCAAGAGAAATTAGCGAATGACGACACTATTGTTCAACA